The window GCCGGTTCCCGGAGCGCCTGGGCGCGCCCGGGCACGGGCTCGCTTAGGGTGGCCGGGTGATCGCTTCCCTCCGCGGCACGGTCGTCTCGACCACCGCGTCCAGTGTGCTCCTCGATGTCTCGGGCGTCGGCTACCGCGTTCTCCTGACGCCGAACCACGTGCTCGAACTCCGCAGGGGCGCCGAGGTGACGCTGCTCACGCACCTCGTCGTGCGCGAGGACCAGTGGACGCTCTACGGATTCCGGACCGACGACGAGCTCGAGGTGTTCGAACGACTCATCTCGGTGTCGGGGGTCGGCCCGAAGTCCGCGCTCGGCGTCCTCTCGCAGCTCACGCCCGACGCCGTGGCCCGTGCGGTCGTCGACGAGGACGTCGCCGCGTTCAAGCGCGTGAGCGGCATCGGCCCCAAGAGCGCGGGCCTCATCGTCGTCTCGCTCGCCGGCAAGCTCCGCCCGCCCGCGCACGCAGCCACCGACGGCGACTCGTCGACCTCGGGTGTCCCGCCCGCCGTGCGCACCGACGTCGTGGAGGCGCTCGTCGGCCTCGGCTACGCGGAACGCGTCGCCGCGCCCGTCGTCGAGGACGCCATCGCCGCGCTCGACGACGACGGTGCCGACGTCGCCGCCGTCCTGCGTGCCTCGCTGCGCCTCCTCGGCCCCGCGAAGGGCGCCCGATGAGCGACGACGACCGGCCCGTCAGGCCCGCGGAATCCGAATCGGCGGCCGAGCTCGCGTTCGAGGGCGCCCTCCGGCCCGGGACGCTCGCGGAGTTCGTCGGGCAGCCGAAGGTCCGGACCCAGCTCGAACTCCTCCTCCGAGCCGCCGCGCTGCAGAACCGCACGCCGGACCACATCCTGCTCGCGGGGCCGCCCGGACTCGGCAAGACGACGCTCGCGTACATCGTCGCGACCGAGGCTGGTGCGCCGATCCGGTTGACCTCGGGACCGGCGCTGCAGCACGCGGGCGACCTCGCGTCCGTCCTCTCGAGCCTCGTCCCCGGCGAGGTGCTCTTCATCGACGAGATCCATCGGATGGCGCGGACCGCCGAGGAGATGCTGTACCTCGCGATGGAGGACTACCGCATCGACATCATGGTCGGAAAGGGCGCCGGCGCCACGAGCGTGCCGCTCGAACTCGCCCCCTTCACCGTCGTCGGTGCCACGACCAGGGCGGGCCTCCTGCCGACGCCGCTGCGGGACCGCTTCGGATTCACCGCCCATCTCGAGTTCTACGGCACCGACGACCTGGAGACCGTGCTCACGCGTGCCGCGACGCTCCTCGAACTCGATATCGACGCCATCGCGATCGCCGAGATCGCGGGGCGGAGCCGCGGCACACCCCGCATCGCGAACCGACTGCTCCGGCGGGTCCGCGACTACGCGCTCGTTCACGACACCCCGGCCGACGAGGAGGCCGCGCGGCACGCCCTCCGCGTCTACGACGTCGATTCGCTCGGCCTCGACCGTCTCGACCGCGCGGTCCTCGACGTGCTCATCACCCGCTTCTCGGGTGGCCCCGTCGGCGTCCGGACCCTCGCCGTCACGGTGGGGGAGGAGGCCGAGACGGTCGAGAGCGTGGTCGAGCCGTTCCTCGTGCGCGTCGGCCTCATCGCGCGCACCCAGCGCGGTCGCGTCGCCACCCCGGCCGCCTACGCGCATCTCGGCCACGAGTTCCCGCAGCGTCATGCGGGCGGTGGCCCCCACCTCGACGGCGTATAATCGACTCGTTTGCCGTCACCGCGACGGTCGAACCGCAACCAGCTCGGCGAGGCGTCGAGCACGAAAGGGACTTCCGCCCATGGATCTCACGCTCCTCCTTCCCCTCGCACTGCTCGCGCTCATGCTCGTCTTCATGTGGCGCAGCAACAAGAAGCGACAGGCGCAGGCGCAAGAGACGAAGAGCAAGGCGGTGGTCGGTGCCGAGGTCATGACGCAGGCCGGTATCTACGGCACGATCGTCGACATCGACGCCGACAACAACGTCACGACCATCGAGACGACCCCCGGGACGCGCATCCGCGTCCACTCGGCGACCGTCCTCAACGTCGTGACCCCGAACGTTCCCGACGACGCGTCCGAGCTCATCGGCGACGACCACATCGACGACGAGCGCCACGAGGCCGAGGCGGCCGAGGAGACGCGCGGTCAGGACGCCGACACCGACGCCGACGACGCCGCGTCGTCGGACATCGCGGTCGACCTCGGCAAGCACGAGGACGCCGACACGAACGAGCCCACGGACACCGACGACGACGCCGACTCCGAGCACACCGCGAGCGAGAACCCGCTCGGTAAGTACACCGACCCCGACGCCAAGGCGTAGTCGGTCCCGCACAGTCCCCGAACGGGTCGAAAGGCATACTCCGTTGGCGAAGTCCTCCTCGACCGGGTCGAGCCGTCGTTACGGCACGAGCCCGGTCACGCTCGCGTGGCGCACGCTCACCTGGCTGCTCCTGCTCATCCTCGTCCTCGCCGGTCTCAACTGGTTCTCCGTCTCCTTCCAGGGTGGGCAGTGGACGCCGCGTCTCGCCCTCGACCTCGAGGGCGGCACGCAGGTCGTGCTCGAAGCACAGCTCCCCGAGGGGGCGAGCCCGTCCGGCGAGCAGATGCAGCAGGCCGTGTCCATCATCCGTCAGCGCATCGACGCCACGGGCGTCGCCGAGGCCGAGATCACGACGCAGGGCGGTCGCAACATCGTCGTCTCCGTCCCCGGCGAGATGTCGGATGCACAGCGTGAGAGCGTCG is drawn from Pseudoclavibacter chungangensis and contains these coding sequences:
- the ruvA gene encoding Holliday junction branch migration protein RuvA, with the translated sequence MIASLRGTVVSTTASSVLLDVSGVGYRVLLTPNHVLELRRGAEVTLLTHLVVREDQWTLYGFRTDDELEVFERLISVSGVGPKSALGVLSQLTPDAVARAVVDEDVAAFKRVSGIGPKSAGLIVVSLAGKLRPPAHAATDGDSSTSGVPPAVRTDVVEALVGLGYAERVAAPVVEDAIAALDDDGADVAAVLRASLRLLGPAKGAR
- the ruvB gene encoding Holliday junction branch migration DNA helicase RuvB, producing MSDDDRPVRPAESESAAELAFEGALRPGTLAEFVGQPKVRTQLELLLRAAALQNRTPDHILLAGPPGLGKTTLAYIVATEAGAPIRLTSGPALQHAGDLASVLSSLVPGEVLFIDEIHRMARTAEEMLYLAMEDYRIDIMVGKGAGATSVPLELAPFTVVGATTRAGLLPTPLRDRFGFTAHLEFYGTDDLETVLTRAATLLELDIDAIAIAEIAGRSRGTPRIANRLLRRVRDYALVHDTPADEEAARHALRVYDVDSLGLDRLDRAVLDVLITRFSGGPVGVRTLAVTVGEEAETVESVVEPFLVRVGLIARTQRGRVATPAAYAHLGHEFPQRHAGGGPHLDGV
- the yajC gene encoding preprotein translocase subunit YajC: MDLTLLLPLALLALMLVFMWRSNKKRQAQAQETKSKAVVGAEVMTQAGIYGTIVDIDADNNVTTIETTPGTRIRVHSATVLNVVTPNVPDDASELIGDDHIDDERHEAEAAEETRGQDADTDADDAASSDIAVDLGKHEDADTNEPTDTDDDADSEHTASENPLGKYTDPDAKA